The proteins below come from a single Streptomyces spongiicola genomic window:
- a CDS encoding IS5 family transposase, translating into MQNATVVLSDRPLPDLRFAAECDCLAHLYGNAGDRPLRARVYATDLTDEEWQIVRRVMPVPGWLCGRGGNPEGFCHREMIDAVRYFVDNGIKWRAMPPDFPPWSAVYAFQHRWHTDELLDVLHERLREQVRIVEGRDDPEPSAAIVDSQSLRGASTLTGERRGYDGAKNVSGSKRHIAVDCLGLLLVVMVTAADLQDRDAGVALLERVRSLFTRVRLVWADSGYAGALVDWALHALGMKVEVSRRGDDRAGFVVIPRRWVVERTFAWLVNCRRLVRDYERTAAAHESYVKWAMVTLMTRRLAAADHEAAAGRARRV; encoded by the coding sequence ATGCAGAACGCTACCGTCGTCCTGTCCGATCGTCCGTTGCCCGACCTGCGGTTCGCCGCGGAGTGTGACTGTCTCGCTCACTTGTACGGCAATGCCGGTGACCGGCCGCTGCGGGCCCGCGTCTACGCGACCGATCTGACGGACGAGGAATGGCAGATCGTCCGGCGGGTGATGCCTGTGCCGGGCTGGCTGTGTGGCCGCGGGGGCAACCCGGAGGGTTTCTGCCACCGCGAAATGATCGATGCGGTGCGGTACTTCGTCGACAACGGCATCAAGTGGAGGGCGATGCCGCCCGACTTCCCGCCCTGGTCGGCCGTCTACGCATTCCAGCATCGCTGGCACACGGACGAGCTCCTGGACGTGCTGCACGAGAGGCTGCGGGAGCAGGTACGCATCGTGGAAGGGCGGGACGATCCCGAGCCGAGTGCGGCGATCGTCGATTCCCAGTCCCTGCGCGGCGCCTCCACCCTGACCGGGGAGCGGCGCGGGTACGACGGGGCGAAGAATGTGTCGGGTTCCAAGCGTCACATCGCCGTGGACTGTCTGGGTCTGCTGCTGGTGGTGATGGTCACCGCCGCGGACCTGCAGGACCGCGACGCGGGTGTGGCCCTCCTGGAACGGGTGCGTTCCCTGTTCACGCGGGTGCGTCTGGTGTGGGCCGACAGCGGCTATGCGGGCGCCCTGGTGGATTGGGCCCTGCACGCCCTCGGCATGAAGGTCGAGGTGTCCCGCCGCGGCGACGACAGAGCCGGCTTCGTGGTGATCCCGAGACGTTGGGTGGTCGAGCGCACGTTCGCCTGGCTGGTGAACTGCCGTCGCCTGGTGCGTGATTACGAGCGCACCGCCGCCGCCCACGAGAGCTACGTGAAGTGGGCCATGGTCACCCTCATGACCCGCCGCCTGGCCGCCGCGGACCACGAGGCGGCCGCCGGACGGGCCCGGCGGGTGTGA
- a CDS encoding DNA topoisomerase subunit B — translation MDTPRASWRNTTHDWASTVDLDHLEHIRQNPAVFAPGGLRHLVLEVIAYAADEAEYSNSGHCRITLHSDGSVTIADDGRGTDTRLDEHGQAVKKPVMATKDLRFFDHPDTLPLPDTHPRRGMSVVAALSTWLVHTNRRRNGSWTQRYEHGIPTTDLEPITDDGTTGTAVHFLPDEPLRTAHDLTADDLARLTAAWPQLSSKIDDRRTA, via the coding sequence ATGGACACACCAAGGGCTTCCTGGCGCAACACCACGCACGACTGGGCGAGCACCGTCGACCTCGACCACCTTGAACACATCCGCCAAAACCCCGCCGTATTCGCCCCCGGCGGCCTCCGGCACCTGGTTCTCGAAGTCATCGCCTATGCGGCGGACGAGGCCGAGTACAGCAACAGCGGACACTGCCGCATCACGCTCCACTCCGACGGCTCCGTAACCATCGCCGACGACGGACGGGGCACCGACACACGCCTCGACGAACACGGCCAGGCCGTGAAGAAGCCGGTCATGGCGACAAAGGACCTCCGCTTCTTCGACCACCCCGACACGCTCCCACTGCCCGACACCCACCCCCGCCGGGGCATGTCGGTCGTCGCCGCACTCAGCACGTGGCTCGTCCATACCAACCGCCGCCGCAACGGATCCTGGACCCAGCGATACGAACACGGCATCCCCACCACCGACCTGGAACCGATCACCGACGACGGCACGACCGGGACCGCCGTCCATTTCCTCCCCGACGAGCCCCTGCGTACGGCTCACGACTTGACGGCCGACGACCTGGCACGACTCACCGCGGCATGGCCACAGCTCTCCTCCAAAATCGACGACCGGCGCACGGCCTGA